Proteins found in one Planctomycetes bacterium MalM25 genomic segment:
- the flgK gene encoding Flagellar hook-associated protein 1 has protein sequence MSLFGSLQTASNTLQAMQIGLQVVSNNIANANTEGFIREQVNYAPAPVQKKGRLNIGLGVMVDSITQKVDDFLGEQLRDATGDRVSAELQNDAYKDLEQLLGELSDNDLSSALTGFFGSLQDTTNAVAGDALSVRNLAVLEGRQLTSEIRRIEDRARELRNSYDDRIAESVGQINSLADEITKLNIRITQTEGGSAGSSDAGALRSARNEAVNKLSELVGVTVEEQPSGGLAIAVGGEFLVFEGQRRELSLETADPDLEAASQLVFADTGKAIEPSSGSIHGYTVARDEIVDGFRDNLDEFAQTLIFEFNKVYSQGQGLDGFQSLTSYAGVDDPNVPLAASGLPFPIENGEFKITLHNDSGSVETTTISVKSLNEGGGDDATLSTVRQQLDAIDGLNASIGADGRLSISADASDSQFVFSDDTSGFLAAIGLNTFFTGDGSLDINVNSELDGIQNAGKLALRRTDPTKETAGPGGTQENAVLLAGLLDEPLDSLDGASIIERYDQVVNDLAQNSTVAGSVLDGLGVFESTLANEFQAISGVNIDEEAIDMISLQRIYQATARVISTIQEMLDTLVNL, from the coding sequence ATGTCACTCTTCGGGTCGCTACAAACGGCGAGCAACACGCTTCAGGCCATGCAGATTGGCCTGCAAGTGGTGAGCAACAATATCGCCAACGCGAACACCGAAGGGTTCATCCGCGAGCAGGTGAACTACGCACCGGCGCCGGTGCAGAAGAAGGGGCGATTGAACATCGGCCTCGGCGTGATGGTCGACAGCATCACGCAGAAGGTCGATGATTTTCTCGGCGAGCAGCTCCGCGACGCGACCGGTGATCGCGTCAGCGCCGAGCTGCAGAACGACGCCTACAAGGACCTCGAGCAGCTGCTCGGCGAGCTGTCCGACAACGACCTGAGCTCGGCGCTGACCGGCTTCTTCGGCAGCCTGCAAGACACGACCAACGCCGTCGCGGGCGACGCCCTCTCGGTGCGCAACTTGGCGGTCCTGGAGGGCCGGCAGTTGACGTCCGAGATCCGTCGGATCGAGGACCGCGCCCGCGAGCTGCGCAACAGCTACGACGACCGCATCGCCGAGTCCGTCGGGCAGATCAATAGCCTCGCGGACGAGATCACCAAGCTCAACATCCGCATCACCCAAACCGAAGGGGGCTCGGCCGGATCGAGCGACGCCGGCGCCCTCCGCAGCGCCCGCAACGAGGCGGTCAACAAGCTGTCCGAGCTGGTGGGCGTGACGGTCGAGGAGCAGCCGAGCGGCGGGCTCGCGATCGCGGTGGGAGGAGAGTTTCTCGTGTTCGAGGGGCAACGCCGAGAGCTTTCTCTCGAGACGGCCGACCCGGACCTCGAAGCGGCCTCGCAGCTCGTCTTCGCCGATACGGGCAAGGCGATCGAACCCAGCAGCGGAAGCATCCACGGTTACACCGTCGCACGCGACGAGATCGTTGACGGCTTCCGCGACAACCTCGACGAGTTCGCCCAGACGCTGATCTTCGAGTTCAACAAGGTCTACTCGCAGGGGCAGGGGCTCGACGGCTTCCAGTCGTTAACCAGCTACGCGGGCGTCGACGACCCGAACGTGCCCCTCGCCGCGTCAGGACTGCCGTTCCCGATTGAGAACGGCGAGTTTAAGATCACGCTGCACAACGACAGCGGATCGGTCGAGACCACGACGATCTCCGTGAAGTCGCTCAACGAGGGCGGGGGCGACGACGCCACGCTCTCGACCGTCCGACAGCAGCTCGACGCCATCGACGGCCTGAACGCCTCGATCGGGGCCGATGGCCGTCTGTCGATCTCTGCCGACGCCTCGGATTCGCAGTTCGTTTTCTCGGACGACACCAGCGGTTTCCTCGCGGCGATCGGGCTCAACACGTTCTTCACGGGCGACGGATCGCTCGACATCAACGTGAACTCTGAGCTCGACGGCATCCAGAACGCCGGCAAGCTCGCGCTGCGTCGGACCGACCCGACGAAGGAGACCGCCGGCCCCGGCGGAACGCAGGAGAACGCGGTGTTGCTTGCGGGCTTGCTCGACGAGCCGCTCGATTCGTTGGACGGCGCCTCGATCATCGAACGCTACGACCAAGTGGTGAACGACCTGGCTCAGAACTCGACCGTCGCCGGTTCGGTGCTCGACGGCCTCGGTGTCTTCGAGTCGACCCTCGCCAACGAGTTCCAGGCCATCAGCGGCGTGAACATCGACGAGGAGGCGATCGACATGATCTCGCTGCAGCGGATCTACCAAGCGACCGCCCGGGTGATCTCTACGATCCAAGAGATGCTCGACACCTTGGTGAATCTCTGA
- the flgI gene encoding Flagellar P-ring protein precursor codes for MHHQALILLALVVSLCSGAEAWAQGKTRLANISRLKGQEENVLRGVGLVIGLNGTGEANDPATMRALSRVLELMGNPVTATGRFDEDAQQALRNVKNVALVMVTATVPPTGSRSGDKINCTVSALNGKSLEGGQLVSAALQGPNTQDASVFALCEGSVQISNPTQPMVGVIHQGCQLTRDVTTPFVSEDGWVTIVLDPNHADFHVSEAVADQIATRYLDDFLPSKMRLEYEEVRERFVHPVDAANIRVKVPDKFLNDTVAFVSQLMDESIYGAEPEARVVCNTRTGSVVISGDVEIGDVAFTHSNLTIDTGQSAGFLPLAPDETQRPKLDRLVKSLKNLRVPGQDVIEIIRSIDRLGKLHAKLIIL; via the coding sequence ATGCATCACCAAGCACTCATCCTGCTGGCCCTCGTCGTCTCGCTCTGCTCGGGAGCCGAGGCCTGGGCGCAGGGCAAGACCCGTTTGGCGAACATCTCTCGCTTGAAGGGCCAGGAAGAGAACGTCCTGCGGGGCGTCGGCCTGGTGATCGGCCTCAACGGAACCGGCGAGGCCAACGACCCGGCGACGATGCGGGCGCTCAGCCGCGTGCTGGAGCTGATGGGCAACCCGGTTACCGCGACCGGCCGCTTCGACGAGGACGCGCAGCAGGCGCTGCGGAACGTGAAGAACGTCGCGCTCGTCATGGTGACCGCCACCGTACCGCCGACCGGCTCGCGGAGCGGTGACAAGATCAACTGCACGGTCAGCGCCCTGAACGGCAAGAGCCTCGAAGGGGGCCAGCTCGTCTCCGCGGCGCTGCAAGGCCCCAACACGCAGGACGCGAGCGTCTTCGCGTTGTGTGAGGGATCGGTGCAGATCTCCAACCCGACACAGCCGATGGTGGGGGTGATTCACCAAGGGTGTCAACTCACCCGCGATGTGACGACCCCGTTCGTTTCGGAGGACGGGTGGGTCACGATCGTGCTCGATCCGAACCACGCCGATTTTCATGTCTCCGAGGCGGTCGCCGACCAGATCGCCACGCGGTACCTCGACGACTTCTTGCCCAGCAAGATGCGCTTGGAGTACGAGGAAGTCCGCGAGCGTTTCGTTCACCCGGTCGATGCGGCCAACATCCGCGTGAAAGTGCCGGACAAGTTCTTGAACGACACGGTGGCGTTCGTCTCGCAGCTGATGGACGAGTCGATCTACGGCGCCGAGCCCGAGGCGCGTGTCGTTTGCAACACGCGGACCGGATCGGTCGTGATCTCCGGGGACGTAGAGATCGGTGACGTCGCCTTCACGCACAGCAACCTCACGATCGACACCGGCCAGTCCGCCGGCTTCTTGCCGCTCGCTCCGGACGAAACGCAACGGCCGAAGCTCGATCGTCTGGTGAAGTCCTTGAAGAACCTGAGGGTCCCTGGCCAGGACGTGATCGAGATCATCCGGAGCATCGATCGCCTCGGGAAGCTGCACGCCAAGCTGATCATCCTCTGA
- a CDS encoding FlgN protein has translation MNPTANEATTAAATPESIDGWEAPLTELLTDLSQTQTELLEVLGRKRDLLVAGDREGLAAIGPEEDRLAGRLAECQQRRQGMLDAAEERGLPHGNLRSLAEAMPDGARRALRPQIREARSRARLLQHQSLTNWVLVQRTLLHLSQMIEIVATGGQKPPTYEKSGQSASGGVLMDRAV, from the coding sequence ATGAACCCGACCGCCAACGAAGCCACGACGGCCGCCGCGACGCCCGAGTCGATCGACGGCTGGGAAGCCCCGCTGACCGAGCTGCTCACCGACCTGTCGCAGACGCAGACCGAGCTGCTCGAAGTGCTCGGCCGCAAACGCGATCTGCTGGTCGCCGGCGACCGGGAGGGGCTCGCCGCCATCGGCCCGGAGGAGGATCGCCTCGCCGGCCGGCTGGCCGAGTGCCAGCAGCGCCGGCAGGGCATGCTCGACGCGGCGGAAGAGCGAGGCTTGCCGCACGGCAACCTCCGCTCGCTAGCCGAGGCGATGCCGGACGGCGCCCGCCGGGCGCTGCGTCCGCAGATCCGCGAGGCGCGTTCGCGGGCGCGGCTCCTGCAGCACCAGAGCCTCACGAACTGGGTGCTGGTCCAACGGACGCTGCTGCACCTGTCTCAAATGATCGAGATTGTCGCCACTGGGGGTCAGAAACCGCCGACTTACGAGAAGAGCGGGCAGTCCGCCTCGGGCGGGGTGCTGATGGACCGCGCCGTCTGA
- a CDS encoding flagellar rod assembly protein/muramidase FlgJ — MISPVNPTQASDLSPVSKPASLQGAPATRGESAVAQARELKEAFGQFVGETFFSQMLKSMRSTVNEPAYFHGGHAEEQFQARLDQQVSQDLAASGGEFAEDLFESSFPREAALLKRNETNTGSVESPLAALDMLRRR, encoded by the coding sequence ATGATTAGCCCGGTCAACCCAACCCAAGCCTCCGACCTGTCGCCGGTGTCGAAGCCCGCGTCGCTGCAAGGCGCGCCGGCGACGCGTGGCGAGTCGGCCGTCGCTCAGGCACGCGAGTTGAAAGAGGCGTTCGGCCAGTTCGTCGGTGAGACGTTCTTCAGCCAGATGCTCAAGTCGATGCGATCGACGGTCAACGAACCGGCCTACTTTCACGGCGGGCACGCCGAGGAGCAGTTCCAAGCGCGGCTGGACCAACAGGTCTCGCAGGACCTGGCGGCTTCGGGTGGGGAATTCGCTGAGGACCTCTTCGAGTCGTCGTTTCCCCGCGAAGCGGCCTTGCTGAAACGAAACGAAACGAACACCGGCTCCGTCGAGTCGCCCCTCGCGGCGCTCGATATGCTACGCCGCCGCTGA